A region of Syngnathoides biaculeatus isolate LvHL_M chromosome 20, ASM1980259v1, whole genome shotgun sequence DNA encodes the following proteins:
- the slc38a4 gene encoding sodium-coupled neutral amino acid transporter 4, translating into MPGVADRMELRKVATEPDDYSTDSLDDRFTETIDSELATINSQFLDDMEDREIRKFLTNGMMKKNKYEEYTEEYHPGHTSFGMSVFNLSNAIMGSGILGLSYAMANTGIILFTLLLIAVAVLSLYSVHLLLMTAKEGGSLIYEKLGERAFGWPGKIAAFGSIIMQNIGAMSSYLFIVKYELPEVIRAFMGLEESSGEWYLNGNYLVIFVTIGIIFPLSLLKNLGYLGYTSGFSLSCMVFFLGVLIYKKTQLPCPLPFLDHPPANLSMNASHMPGVYGLHNRSAQMDFSRADVSPAVTASGAAHPSAGVHFEPHHDDEDVCTPKYFIFNSQTVYTVPILAFAFVCHPEVLPIYSELKDRSRKKMQNVSNLSILAMLIMYMMSALFGYLTFYENVEAELLHTFTKVYKFDTLLLLVRLAVLTAVTLTVPIVLFPIRSSITTLLFSGRSFSWPRHMLIAACILFFNNMLVIFVPTIRDIFGFIGSSAATMLIFILPAAFYLRLVKTVPLRSPQKIGAAVFLVVGMVFMIGSLSLIVLDWIHNPPGSSGGH; encoded by the exons ATGCCGGGAGTCGCGGATCGGATGGAGCTCCGGAAAGTCGCCACGGAGCCTGACGACTACAGCACGGACAGTTTGGACGACCGTTTCACTGAGACCATCGATTCCGAATTAGCCACCATCAACAG TCAGTTCCTGGATGACATGGAAGACAGAGAGATCCGCAAGTTCCTGACCAACGGCATGATGAAGAAGAACAAATATGAAGAGTACACTGAAGAATAT CACCCAGGCCACACGTCTTTTGGAATGTCAGTATTCAACTTGAGCAATGCCATCATGGGCAGCGGGATCCTGGGCCTGTCCTACGCCATGGCCAACACGGGCATTATACTGTTTAC ACTCCTACTCATTGCTGTTGCCGTCCTCTCCTTGTACTCTGTGCATCTGCTCCTTATGACTGCTAAAGAAGGAG GATCCCTCATCTATGAAAAACTGGGTGAAAGGGCTTTTGGCTGGCCCGGAAAGATCGCAGCGTTCGGATCCATTATAATGCAAAACATCGGAG CCATGTCTAGCTACCTCTTCATTGTGAAATATGAACTGCCGGAAGTGATTCGGGCATTCATGGGTTTGGAAGAAAGTTCCGG TGAATGGTACCTGAATGGAAACTACCTGGTGATATTTGTGACCATTGGAATTATTTTCCCCTTGTCGCTGCTGAAAAACTTGG GTTATCTGGGCTACACAAGTGGTTTTTCTCTTTCCTGCATGGTGTTCTTCCTGGGAGTT TTGATTTACAAGAAAACCCAACTCCCGTGCCCTCTTCCGTTTCTGGACCACCCCCCGGCCAACCTAAGCATGAACGCCTCACACATGCCGGGCGTGTATGGATTACACAACCGTTCGGCGCAGATGGACTTCTCCCGAGCGGACGTGTCTCCTGCTGTCACGGCCAGCGGCGCCGCTCACCCCTCCGCCGGCGTCCATTTCGAGCCGCACCACGACGACGAGGACGTGTGCACGCCCAAATACTTCATTTTCAACTCACAG ACGGTGTACACCGTTCCCATCCTGGCCTTTGCCTTTGTGTGCCACCCGGAGGTGCTGCCCATCTACAGCGAGCTGAAAGA TCGCAGCAGGAAGAAGATGCAGAACGTCTCCAACTTGTCCATCTTGGCTATGCTCATCATGTACATGATGTCGGCGCTATTTGGCTACCTCACCTTTTACG AAAATGTGGAGGCGGAGCTGCTTCACACTTTCACCAAGGTTTACAAGTTCGACACTCTTCTACTGCTGGTGCGTTTGGCTGTCCTCACTGCCGTCACGCTGACCGTCCCCATTGTGCTCTTCCCT atCCGTTCCTCCATCACTACCTTGCTGTTCAGCGGCCGAAGTTTCAGCTGGCCTCGCCACATGCTCATCGCCGCCTGCATCTTGTTCTTCAACAACATGCTAGTCATCTTTGTCCCGACCATTCGAGACATTTTTGGCTTCATTG GTTCCTCGGCAGCCACCATGCTCATCTTTATCCTCCCTGCCGCCTTCTACCTCCGCCTGGTGAAGACCGTGCCACTTCGCTCCCCTCAGAAGATCGGG GCGGCCGTCTTCCTGGTCGTGGGAATGGTCTTCATGATTGGCAGCCTGTCGCTCATCGTTCTCGACTGGATCCACAATCCGCCAGGTTCCAGCGGCGGGCACTAa